From the genome of Salmonella enterica subsp. houtenae serovar Houten:
GATGCCGACGCGCTGGGTAAAGCGGATAAATTCCCTTATGTCGGAACTACTTACCGTCTGACCGAGCACTTCCACTACTGGACCAAGCACGCGTTGCTTAACGCTATCGCTCAGCCGGAACAGTTTGTGGAAATTGGCGAGAAGCTGGCGAATAAGCTCGGCATCGCGCATGGCGATACCGTGAAGGTCTCTTCTAACCGCGGCTATATCAAAGCCAAAGCGGTAGTGACCAAGCGTATTCGCACGCTGAAAGCGGACGGTAAGGATATTGATACCATCGGTATTCCTATTCACTGGGGCTACGAAGGCGTGGCGAAAAAAGGTTTTATCGCCAATACGTTAACGCCTTTCGTCGGCGATGCGAACACGCAGACGCCGGAGTTTAAATCCTTCCTTGTGAACGTGGAAAAGGTGTAACGGAGACGACCTATGGCTTATCAATCGCAAGACATCATTCGTCGTTCCGCCACTAACGGTTTCACCCCCGCGCCCCAGGCGCGGAACCACCAGGAAGAGGTGGCGAAACTCATCGACGTCACCACCTGTATCGGCTGTAAAGCGTGTCAGGTGGCGTGTTCAGAGTGGAACGATATCCGTGATGAAGTGGGCAATAACGTCGGGGTCTACGATAACCCGGCGGACTTAACCGCTAAATCCTGGACGGTGATGCGCTTCTCGGAAGTGGAACAGAACGACAAACTGGAGTGGCTGATCCGTAAGGATGGCTGTATGCACTGCGCCGATCCCGGCTGCCTGAAGGCATGTCCGGCGGAAGGGGCTATCATCCAGTATGCCAACGGCATTGTCGACTTCCAGTCCGAGCAGTGTATCGGCTGCGGTTACTGTATCGCTGGCTGCCCATTCAACGTGCCGCGCCTTAACCCGGAAGACAACCGCGTCTATAAATGTACGCTGTGCGTTGACCGCGTGGTGGTCGGCCAGGAACCGGCCTGCGTGAAGACCTGTCCAACCGGCGCCATTCATTTTGGCTCGAAAGAGGATATGAAAACGCTGGCGGGCGAGCGGGTGGCGGAACTAAAAACCCGTGGTTATGACAACGCGGGTCTGTACGATCCGGCGGGCGTAGGCGGTACGCATGTCATGTACGTGCTGCACCATGCCGACAAGCCGAATCTGTATCACGGTCTGCCGGAGAACCCGGAAATCAGCGAAACCGTCAAGTTCTGGAAAGGTGTCTGGAAACCGCTCGCCGCGTTCGGTTTTGCCGCGACCTTTGCCGCCAGCGTCTTCCACTATGT
Proteins encoded in this window:
- the fdoH gene encoding formate dehydrogenase-O subunit beta is translated as MAYQSQDIIRRSATNGFTPAPQARNHQEEVAKLIDVTTCIGCKACQVACSEWNDIRDEVGNNVGVYDNPADLTAKSWTVMRFSEVEQNDKLEWLIRKDGCMHCADPGCLKACPAEGAIIQYANGIVDFQSEQCIGCGYCIAGCPFNVPRLNPEDNRVYKCTLCVDRVVVGQEPACVKTCPTGAIHFGSKEDMKTLAGERVAELKTRGYDNAGLYDPAGVGGTHVMYVLHHADKPNLYHGLPENPEISETVKFWKGVWKPLAAFGFAATFAASVFHYVGVGPNRAEEEDDNLHEEKDEVRK